A genomic segment from Microcella flavibacter encodes:
- a CDS encoding methionyl-tRNA formyltransferase, with product MRLVVAGSPAAAVPTLDALAAGPHEIVRVITRPASPLGRKRVITPTPVAQAAERHGIPVVEAARLADVQEELLALQVDLGVIVAYGGLVRAPLLQWPRLGWINLHFSLLPAWRGAAPVQRAIMAGEERTGATVFQLTEGLDEGDWYARLEEPIGAHRTAGALLKSLSASGAALTARVVDELAAGTAVARPQEGEVTLAPKLVRDDARIRWDAPVESVHARVRGVTPEPGAFTMIAGTDAVLKVHEAAPAREAAPLPPGRLAIDGGRALVGTASQALELLRVQPAGKPAMPAADWARGLDAAALPVLA from the coding sequence CTGCGCCTCGTCGTCGCCGGCAGCCCCGCCGCCGCCGTCCCGACCCTCGACGCCCTCGCCGCGGGCCCGCACGAGATCGTGCGCGTCATCACGCGCCCGGCCTCGCCGCTCGGCCGCAAGCGCGTCATCACCCCGACCCCGGTGGCGCAGGCCGCCGAGCGCCACGGCATCCCCGTCGTCGAGGCCGCGCGCCTCGCCGACGTGCAGGAGGAGCTGCTCGCCCTTCAGGTCGACCTCGGCGTCATCGTCGCCTACGGCGGGCTCGTCCGCGCGCCGCTGCTGCAGTGGCCCCGCCTCGGCTGGATCAACCTGCACTTCTCGCTGCTGCCCGCCTGGCGGGGCGCCGCGCCCGTGCAGCGCGCGATCATGGCGGGGGAGGAGCGCACCGGGGCGACGGTGTTCCAGCTCACCGAGGGCCTCGACGAGGGCGACTGGTACGCCCGGCTCGAGGAGCCCATCGGCGCGCACCGCACCGCCGGCGCCCTGCTCAAGAGCCTCAGCGCCTCGGGTGCGGCGCTCACCGCGCGGGTCGTCGACGAGCTCGCCGCGGGCACCGCCGTCGCCCGACCCCAGGAGGGCGAGGTGACGCTCGCCCCGAAGCTCGTCCGCGACGACGCCCGCATCCGCTGGGACGCCCCCGTCGAATCGGTGCACGCCCGCGTGCGCGGCGTCACGCCCGAGCCGGGCGCCTTCACGATGATCGCGGGCACGGATGCCGTGCTCAAGGTCCACGAGGCGGCCCCCGCCCGCGAGGCCGCGCCGCTCCCGCCCGGCCGGCTCGCGATCGACGGCGGCCGCGCCCTCGTCGGCACGGCGTCGCAGGCCCTGGAGCTGCTGCGGGTGCAGCCCGCCGGCAAGCCCGCCATGCCCGCCGCCGACTGGGCGCGCGGCCTCGACGCCGCCGCGCTGCCGGTGCTCGCATGA
- a CDS encoding RsmB/NOP family class I SAM-dependent RNA methyltransferase has translation MSPAPRRPGRAGGDRRDDRRSAHRDGERNDARAARDPRRPAVREQATPRRIAYDVVHAVSAEDAYANLVLPQRLRRASLHGADAAFATELAYGTLRRRGFYDAVIREASGRELDAIDPGALDLLCLGAHQLLAMSTPVHAAVDETVGLTRPLGLQRATGFVNAVMRRISERTLEEWTALLLRGVDDPDERLAITTAHPLWVVDALRAALEREGRGDELEALLEADNVPARVTLVALPGLARPGDIGAEVDATPYSPFGRRAASGDPGDDPAVAAGRVRVQDEGSQLAALALSRARPVAAGERWLDLCAGPGGKAALLAAEARQHGAHLTANEVVPARAGLVRRALTAVDPAVEVRVADGREIGRTDPAGFDRVLLDAPCTGLGALRRRPEARWRKRSGDVPELAALQTQLLDAALDALAPGGVLAYVTCSPHPDETTAVVDAVVDARSDVARIDTAAVLAGVVREPLDLGDLGGAVQLWPHRHGTDAMFIQLLTVRAAGDAADHPGAATAAAPADTLGA, from the coding sequence ATGAGCCCCGCACCCCGCCGTCCCGGCCGCGCCGGCGGCGACCGGCGCGACGACCGGCGCAGCGCGCACCGCGACGGCGAGAGGAACGACGCCCGCGCCGCGCGCGACCCGCGCCGCCCCGCCGTGCGCGAGCAGGCGACGCCCCGGCGCATCGCGTACGACGTCGTGCACGCCGTCTCGGCGGAGGACGCCTACGCGAACCTCGTGCTGCCGCAGCGCCTGCGCCGGGCATCCCTTCACGGCGCCGACGCCGCCTTCGCCACGGAGCTCGCCTACGGCACCCTGCGCCGCCGCGGCTTCTACGACGCCGTCATCCGCGAGGCCTCGGGCCGCGAGCTCGACGCGATCGACCCCGGCGCGCTCGACCTGCTCTGCCTCGGCGCGCACCAGCTGCTCGCGATGAGCACCCCGGTGCACGCCGCCGTCGACGAGACGGTCGGGCTCACGCGCCCGCTCGGGCTGCAGCGCGCCACGGGCTTCGTCAACGCCGTCATGCGGCGCATCAGCGAGCGCACGCTCGAGGAGTGGACGGCGCTGCTGCTGCGCGGCGTCGACGACCCCGACGAGCGGCTCGCCATCACCACCGCCCATCCGCTCTGGGTGGTCGACGCGCTGCGCGCCGCCCTCGAGCGCGAGGGCCGCGGCGACGAGCTCGAGGCCCTGCTCGAGGCCGACAACGTGCCCGCGCGGGTGACCCTCGTCGCCCTGCCCGGCCTCGCGCGGCCCGGTGACATCGGCGCCGAGGTCGACGCGACGCCGTACTCGCCGTTCGGGCGGCGCGCGGCCTCCGGCGACCCGGGCGACGACCCCGCCGTCGCCGCCGGGCGCGTGCGCGTGCAGGACGAGGGCTCGCAGCTCGCCGCCCTCGCCCTCAGCCGCGCCCGCCCCGTCGCCGCGGGGGAGCGCTGGCTCGACCTCTGCGCGGGCCCCGGCGGCAAGGCCGCCCTGCTCGCCGCCGAGGCACGGCAGCACGGCGCGCACCTCACCGCCAACGAGGTCGTGCCCGCGCGAGCCGGTCTCGTGCGCCGCGCCCTGACCGCCGTCGACCCCGCGGTCGAGGTGCGCGTCGCCGACGGCCGCGAGATCGGCCGCACCGACCCGGCCGGCTTCGACCGCGTCCTGCTCGACGCGCCCTGCACGGGCCTCGGCGCCCTCCGCCGCCGCCCCGAGGCGCGCTGGCGCAAGCGCTCGGGCGACGTGCCCGAGCTCGCCGCGCTGCAGACGCAGCTGCTCGACGCCGCCCTCGACGCCCTCGCCCCCGGGGGAGTGCTCGCCTACGTCACCTGCTCGCCCCATCCCGACGAGACGACCGCGGTCGTCGACGCGGTGGTGGATGCCCGTTCCGACGTCGCCCGCATCGACACCGCCGCCGTGCTCGCCGGCGTCGTGCGCGAACCCCTCGACCTCGGAGACCTCGGCGGCGCCGTGCAGCTCTGGCCGCACCGCCACGGCACCGACGCCATGTTCATCCAGCTCCTGACGGTGCGGGCGGCGGGCGACGCGGCCGATCACCCCGGCGCCGCGACCGCTGCCGCGCCCGCCGATACCCTGGGCGCGTGA
- a CDS encoding primosomal protein N' family DNA-binding protein produces MTDAGVEPGSAVARVLLDSPLPQLDRLFDYRIPARLRAAAIPGVRVTVPLRAAGRQASGYLVEVVEEQSFEGVLSELVDVVSAAPVLSPDVYRLIRRAADRAAGTASDLARLVIPTRQVRVEKAWLARREAEGATPAAPVVDAPAVVGYDPAAIEALLDPAAPGQRRRMALAAIPEPAPVPDPEAPSGQRWMPAAARTLAELAAATLARGRSAIVSVPDYRDLENVAAALAALVPADGVARVDAGQSNPDRYRGFLRALEPRPVIVLGMRTAVAAPAHALGLIALWDDGDGLHVEQHAPGVHTRDLALLRQEDSGAALVLASHARTTDVQRLVEVGYVDELAPSPARRRRITPTAQLTSADGPAARARIPSAAWRAVAAALEEGPVLVQVARPGYAPRIACADCGETARCTACQGPIAQKRAGATPACQWCGALAVEWRCSRCEGERWRTVGSGSGRTADELGRAFPGARIIVADGEAGVQHVPAGRTLVVATRGAEPVAEGGYRAVLLLDGERMLARESLRVVEDCVRWWCTAAALAARDAPVILVGVGGSVASALAMGQPERIAAEELADRRLLRFPPAVRVAAMVGEPEQVARASAEVAALESVDVLGPVELDEERVRAIVRFDYARGAEVAETLKVALIRSATAKPRRVDGRPPRRRAPGLRVRFDDHEPFDDPAGGPPSASARAGGAPGQGRMGG; encoded by the coding sequence ATGACCGACGCGGGCGTCGAGCCGGGCTCGGCCGTCGCGCGCGTGCTGCTCGACTCACCGCTGCCGCAGCTCGACCGCCTGTTCGACTACCGCATCCCCGCGCGCCTCCGCGCGGCCGCGATCCCCGGGGTGCGCGTCACCGTGCCGCTGCGCGCCGCCGGCCGGCAGGCGAGCGGCTACCTCGTCGAGGTGGTCGAGGAGCAGTCCTTCGAGGGCGTGCTGAGCGAGCTCGTCGACGTGGTCTCGGCGGCGCCCGTGCTGAGCCCCGACGTCTACCGGCTCATCCGCCGCGCGGCCGATCGCGCCGCGGGCACCGCGAGCGACCTCGCGCGTCTCGTCATCCCGACCCGGCAGGTGCGGGTGGAGAAGGCCTGGCTCGCCCGCCGCGAGGCCGAGGGCGCGACCCCCGCGGCGCCCGTCGTCGACGCCCCCGCGGTCGTCGGCTACGACCCGGCCGCGATCGAGGCGCTCCTCGACCCCGCCGCCCCCGGGCAGCGCCGCCGCATGGCCCTCGCCGCCATCCCCGAGCCCGCCCCGGTGCCCGACCCCGAGGCCCCCTCCGGGCAGCGCTGGATGCCCGCCGCGGCCCGCACGCTCGCCGAGCTCGCCGCCGCCACGCTCGCCCGCGGCCGCTCGGCCATCGTCAGCGTGCCCGACTACCGCGACCTCGAGAACGTCGCCGCAGCCCTCGCGGCGCTCGTCCCGGCCGACGGAGTCGCCCGCGTCGACGCCGGCCAGTCGAACCCCGACCGCTACCGCGGGTTCCTGCGGGCGCTCGAGCCCCGCCCCGTCATCGTGCTCGGCATGCGCACCGCCGTCGCCGCTCCCGCGCACGCGCTCGGCCTCATCGCCCTGTGGGACGACGGCGACGGCCTGCACGTCGAGCAGCACGCCCCGGGCGTGCACACCCGCGACCTCGCGCTGCTGCGGCAGGAGGACTCCGGCGCGGCGCTCGTGCTCGCCTCGCACGCGCGCACGACCGACGTGCAGCGCCTGGTCGAGGTGGGGTACGTCGACGAGCTCGCTCCGAGCCCCGCGCGTCGGCGGCGCATCACCCCCACGGCGCAGCTCACGAGCGCCGACGGGCCCGCGGCGCGGGCCCGCATCCCCTCGGCCGCCTGGCGCGCCGTCGCGGCCGCGCTCGAGGAGGGGCCCGTGCTCGTGCAGGTCGCCCGGCCCGGCTACGCCCCGCGGATCGCCTGCGCCGACTGCGGCGAGACCGCCCGCTGCACGGCCTGCCAGGGCCCGATCGCGCAGAAGCGCGCGGGCGCGACGCCCGCCTGCCAGTGGTGCGGGGCCCTCGCGGTCGAGTGGCGCTGCTCGCGCTGCGAGGGCGAGCGCTGGCGCACGGTCGGCAGCGGCTCCGGGCGCACGGCCGACGAGCTCGGCCGGGCCTTCCCGGGCGCGCGCATCATCGTCGCCGACGGCGAGGCCGGCGTGCAGCACGTCCCCGCCGGCCGCACCCTCGTCGTCGCGACGCGCGGGGCCGAGCCGGTCGCCGAGGGTGGCTACCGCGCCGTGCTGCTGCTCGACGGCGAGCGGATGCTCGCGCGCGAGAGCCTGCGCGTCGTCGAGGACTGCGTGCGCTGGTGGTGCACCGCGGCGGCCCTCGCCGCGCGCGACGCCCCGGTGATCCTGGTCGGCGTCGGGGGCTCCGTCGCCTCGGCCCTCGCGATGGGGCAGCCCGAGCGCATCGCGGCCGAGGAGCTCGCCGACCGGCGGCTGCTGCGGTTCCCGCCCGCGGTGCGCGTCGCCGCGATGGTGGGCGAGCCCGAGCAGGTCGCGCGGGCCTCCGCGGAGGTCGCCGCGCTCGAGAGCGTCGACGTGCTCGGCCCGGTCGAGCTCGACGAGGAGCGCGTCCGCGCGATCGTCCGTTTCGACTACGCCCGCGGCGCCGAGGTCGCCGAGACGCTCAAGGTCGCGCTCATCCGCTCGGCCACCGCGAAGCCCCGCCGCGTCGACGGCCGCCCGCCGCGCCGCCGCGCCCCCGGGCTGCGCGTGCGCTTCGACGACCACGAGCCCTTCGACGATCCCGCGGGCGGCCCGCCGTCGGCTTCGGCGCGCGCGGGCGGCGCCCCCGGCCAGGGGAGAATGGGGGGATGA
- the metK gene encoding methionine adenosyltransferase: MTDLRLFTSESVTEGHPDKICDQVSDSILDALLAVDPHARVAVETLVTTGLVHVAGEVSTIGYVDIPGIVRRRVTDIGYTSSDVWFDGRSCGVSISIGGQSPDIAQGVDAAYESREQASADAGDVQGAGDQGIMFGYATRETTQLMPLPIWLAHRLAERLAEVRKTGVLDYLAPDGKTQVTVGYEGQVPKTIETIVLSTQHLDSVTTEQLRAEVEQQVIRPVLEAHGFADQRPRILINPTGRFVIGGPQGDAGLTGRKIIVDTYGGASRHGGGAFSGKDPSKVDRSAAYAMRWVAKNAVAAGLADRLEVQVAYAIGKASPVGLYVETFGTHHVPEARIQSAIQEVFDLRPGAIVRDLDLLRPIYARTSTYGHFGRELPEFTWERTDRADDLRAAAGL; encoded by the coding sequence ATGACCGATCTGCGCCTCTTCACCTCCGAATCGGTCACCGAGGGCCACCCCGACAAGATCTGCGACCAGGTCTCCGACTCGATCCTCGATGCGCTCCTCGCGGTCGACCCGCACGCGCGCGTCGCCGTCGAGACCCTCGTCACGACCGGGCTCGTGCACGTCGCGGGCGAGGTCTCGACGATCGGCTACGTCGACATCCCCGGCATCGTGCGCCGGCGCGTCACCGACATCGGCTACACCTCCTCCGACGTCTGGTTCGACGGCCGCTCCTGCGGCGTCTCGATCTCGATCGGCGGGCAGTCGCCCGACATCGCGCAGGGCGTCGACGCGGCCTACGAGTCGCGCGAGCAGGCCAGCGCCGACGCGGGCGACGTGCAGGGCGCGGGCGACCAGGGCATCATGTTCGGCTACGCCACGCGCGAGACGACGCAGCTCATGCCGCTGCCGATCTGGCTCGCGCACCGCCTGGCCGAGCGGCTCGCCGAGGTGCGCAAGACCGGCGTGCTCGACTACCTCGCGCCCGACGGCAAGACGCAGGTGACCGTGGGCTACGAGGGCCAGGTGCCGAAGACGATCGAGACGATCGTGCTCTCGACCCAGCACCTCGACTCGGTCACGACCGAGCAGCTGCGCGCCGAGGTCGAGCAGCAGGTGATCCGCCCCGTGCTCGAAGCGCACGGCTTCGCCGACCAGCGCCCGCGCATCCTCATCAACCCCACCGGCCGCTTCGTCATCGGCGGGCCGCAGGGCGACGCCGGCCTCACCGGCCGCAAGATCATCGTCGACACCTACGGCGGCGCCTCGCGGCACGGCGGCGGCGCCTTCTCGGGCAAGGACCCGTCGAAGGTCGACCGCTCCGCCGCCTACGCCATGCGCTGGGTCGCGAAGAACGCCGTCGCCGCCGGCCTCGCCGACCGGCTCGAGGTGCAGGTCGCCTACGCCATCGGCAAGGCCTCGCCCGTCGGGCTCTACGTCGAGACCTTCGGCACGCACCACGTGCCGGAGGCGCGCATCCAGTCCGCCATCCAGGAGGTCTTCGACCTGCGCCCCGGCGCGATCGTGCGCGACCTCGACCTGTTGCGCCCCATCTACGCGCGCACCTCGACCTACGGCCACTTCGGGCGCGAGCTGCCCGAGTTCACGTGGGAGCGCACCGACCGCGCCGACGACCTGCGCGCGGCGGCCGGCCTCTGA